CGCCGGCCTCGTCATCCACGAGGCCCGTTTCACCTACCGGAACTACGGGCTGCACAGCCTCGCCGACATGGGCGAGCACTGGGAGTCGACCACCGGTCTGCCGATCCCGCTGGGCGCGATCATCGCCAAGCGGTCGCTGGGCGGGCAGCGGCTGAAGGAGCTCGCGGACGCCGTCCGCACCTCGGTACGGATGGCGTGGGACGACCCGGAGCGCTCACGGCCCTACGTCCTGGAGCACGCCCAGGAGATGGACCCCGCCGTCGCCGACCAGCACATCGGGCTCTACGTCAACGAGTTCACCGCCGACCTCGGCGAGGACGGCCACGCGGCGATCCGCGGCCTGCTGACCCGGGCCGCGGCCGAGGGCCTGGTGCCCGCGCTCGCCCCGGACGCCCTGACGTTCGCCGGCTCCTGACCCCGCCCGTCCGTTCCGGGACCCTCCGCCTCCCGGCCCGCCGGACACCGGGCCCCGGCCTCCTCGGACGGCCTGCCACGCGACCGGGGCCGCCCCCGCTCCGCGTCGCGGGGCTGGGGCGGCCCCGGAGGCGGGCCTGCGGGCGGGGCGCCGCGCCGAAGGGGTGCGGGTGCTCCCCGGCGGCGGGCCCGGTCAGACGTCCAGCTGGTCGGCGACCGCGCGCAGCAGGCCCGCGATCTTCGCCCCGGCGGCCTTGTCGGGGTACCGGCCGCGCTCCAGCAACGGGGTGATGTTCTCCAGGACCGTCGTCAGGTCCTGCACGATCGACGCCAGCTCGTCGGGCTTGCGCCGCTGGGCCGCGGCGACGGACGGCGTGGGGTCCAGGACGACGACGGACAGCGCCTGGTCGCCGCGCTGGCCGGCGACCACGCCGAACTCGACGCGCTGACCGGGCTTGAGAGCGTCGACACCGGCCGGGAGTACGGACGAGTGGACGAAGACGTCGTCACCGTCGTCGCGCGAAAGAAAGCCGAAGCCCTTTTCCGAATTGAACCATTTGACCTTACCCGTGGGCACGTCTGTCCTCGTCCTCGTACTCGTAGGTGGGGCGGGCGAGCCGCAGAACGGCTCCGGATAGCAATACAGCGGGTCCCGTGACCCGCCGGGACCAAGGCTAGTGGTCGAAGGGCACGGGACAAGACGTCGCCGAACGGTTCCGTTCCGCTGGGAACTACCCTGGCCGGGTGACTACTACTCCTTCCGGCGCAGGCGACCGGCTCGTACAGGTCGGCACGATCATCTTCTTCATCGGCGCGCTGGCCACGCTCGTCACCGTGGCCCCGCTGTTCCTGGGGACCGATCCGTTCCCGTCCGTGGCTTATGCGGTGTGCATGCTGATGGGCCTGGGTTTCCTGGTCGCCGCCGCCGGGGTGGTCCGGTCGGTCTGGAAGAGCTCCCCCAAGCGCGCCGCCACCCGCTGACCGGAGCGGTTCAGGCCATTCCGGGACGTGCCGCCCAGGTGTTCAGCCAGGCCGCGAACCCGGTGAGATTTGGCAGGATCACGTCGGCGCCCGCGGCCAGCAGCGCTTCCCCGTCGCACGGCCCGGTGGTGACGCCGACGGAGAGCGCGTTCGCGGCACGGGCTCCACGGACGTCCCCGGTGTGGTCGCCGACGTATATCCGCGCACCGTGCTCCAGGAGCGCCTCCGCCTTGCGCTCGGCCCAGAGCCCGCCGATCAGCACGTCCGGCGTGATCCCGAGGTGCGCCAGGTGCAGCTTGGCGTTCGGTTCGTACTTGGCGGTGACCACCATCGCCCGTCCGCCGAGCGCCTGGACCGCGGCGACGGCCTCACGGGCGCCGGGCAGGGCGGTCGTCGGGGTGATCGCGCGGCCGGGGTAGAGCGCGCGGTAGCGGTCGGCGGCCTCGGCGATCCGCGCGGCCGGGAACCAGTGGGCCAGCTCCTCCTCCAGTGGCGGACCGAGCCGGGTCACGGCCAGGTCCGCGTCGACGTGCACCCCGGTCTCCGCGGAGAGGGCCAGGTAGGCGGCCTTGATGCCGGGCCGGGAGTCGATGAGTGTCATGTCGAGGTCGAAACCGACCGTCAGGGGCTGTGAGGGCATGCGTCCATTGTGCCGAGCGCCCCGGAGCGGGCGGCGGACGGGCCGTACGGGCCCGTACGGCATGCTCGGCAGGCACCCCCGATCCCGCCTCCCCTTCCTCCGCCCCCCCCTTCTTCCCGCTTCCCGCTTCCCGCTTCCCGCTTCCCGCCGAGGAACGACCGTTGACCCCTCACTCCCTGGCCTTCTACGTCCACACCGTCACCACCGGGACCGTCCTCGGCCTCCGCCCGGAGGACACCCCCGAGCAGGTCGCCGCCGTCCTGGGAACGGACTTCGCCGAGAACCGCTCGGGCTCCCGGGCCATGGGGCGCGACTACGGCCTGGCCGAGTTCTCCTGGCACCGCGCCCGCGGGGACCAGCCCTGGTCGGGGCACCACTTCAGCCTGCAGGTGCACCGGCTCGCCCACCGCGCCCGCACCCGCGCCCTCCCCGGCGAGGCGTTGCGCACCCGGTACGGGCGGTTCGCCCCCCGGCTCCGCTTCGAGAAGCTCCGGCGGCTCCTGAACGCGCGCGGTGTTCCTCTGGTGGAGATCCCGGAGTACCCGGGGAACACGCCGTACTACCGGACGTTCTGGCAGCCCCGCTCCGGGGTGGCCGTCTCCTTCGTCGCCGTGCACGGGGAGTACAGCACGCCCGGCACCCTCCGGCCCGGCGACGTGTACAGGATCCAGGCCCCGGTGACCGCCCCGGAGGTGGAGCTGCGGCGCGCACGGGCGGGAGAGCACGGCGCACAGGGCGGCCCGGGCGGTCCGACGGCCCGCGCATAGACTCAGCCAAGCCTTACCTGACTGTCCTCGCTCACCCGATTGGTTCCGATGGTTCCCGCCGCGCCCCGCCTGACCAGACGTGCTCTCGCCACGGCGGTGGCCACGCTCGCCCTGCTGCTGGCCGTCCTGCTGAGTCTGGCCGTGGGGGCCCGGACCATCCCGCCGGGCGAGGTCCTCGACGCCCTGCTGCACGGCGGGCACTCGGACGCCGCCGAGGTCATCCGGGAGATGCGGGTACCGCGCACCCTGATCGGACTGATGGTCGGCGTGGCGCTGGCGCTGGCCGGCACGGTGCTCCAGGGCATCACCCGTAACCCCATCGCGGACCCGGGGGTCCTCGGCATCAGCCAGGGCGCCTCGGTGGCCGTCGTGCTGGCCATCGCCTACGCCGGGGTCCACACCCTCTCCGGCTATGTGTGGTTCGCGTTCGCCGGGGCCGCCGTCGCGTCCGTCGCCGTGTACGCCATCGCCTCCCGGGGACGCGGCGGCGCGACCCCGGTGAAACTGGCCCTGGGCGGCGCGGCGATCAACGCGCTGCTGGTGTCGGTGACCATGGGGGTGCTCACCGCCAAGGCGTCCGCACTCGACGAGTTCCGGTTCTGGCAGGTCGGCTCGGTCGCGGGCCGCGAGGCCGGCGTCGTCCAGCAGATCTGGCCGTTCCTGCTGGTCGGTGTGGTCCTGGTCCTGTCGGTCGCACGCGGGCTGGACGCGCTGGCGCTCGGCGAGGACGTGGCGAAGGGCCTGGGGCAGAACGTGGCGGCCGTACGCGTGATCGGCGGCATCGGTGCGACGCTGCTCACCGGGGCGGGGGTCGCGGCGGCCGGGCCGATCGCCTTCGTGGGGCTCGCGGTCCCGCACATCGCCCGCGCGGTCGTCGGCGGCGACCACCGCTGGGTGCTGCCGATGGCCGCCCTGATCGGCCCCGTGATGCTGCTGGTCTCCGACGTCGTGGGACGGATCGTCCTGCCACCCGGCGAGGTCCCGGCGGGTGTGATGACGGCGCTGATCGGGGTGCCGTTCCTGGTCGCCCTCGTACGCCGGAAGGCGGTGCCCGCGTGAGCACGGACACGGTGGCGGTGCCCCGGACCCCGGTCCGGCCCGCCGGTTACAGCGTCGTACGGGTCGGGAAGCGGGCCGGGTTCCTGCTGCACCGGCGGGCCACGGGTGTCGCGGCGGGCCTCGCGGTGCTGCTGGCCGCCCTCTGCGTGGCGTACCTCTGCGTCGGTGAGAGCTTCGTCGCTCCGGCGGAGGTGGTGAAGGTCGTTCTCGGGCAGCCCTCGCCCGACGAACTGGTGGTGGGCACCCTGCGGCTGCCCCGCATGGTCGTCGGCCTCCTGGTGGGGGCCGCGTTCGGGATCGCCGGCGCGCTGATCCAGACGGTCGCCCGCAACCCGCTGGCCAGCCCCGACATCATCGGCGTCAGCCAGGGCGCGAGCGCGCTGACGGTCGGAGCGATGACCTTCGGGGTCACCTCGTACACCGTGCTGCCGTACCTCTCGGTGCTCGGCGGCGTCGCGGCGGCGGCCCTCGTGTACGTCTTCGCCTGGCGGGGCGGACTGCACGCCACGCGCTTCGTGCTGATCGGCATCGGCTTCGCGGTCGCCCTGCGGTCGGTGACCACGCTGTTCATGACGAAGGGCGACTACCTGGTCGCCCAGCAGGCGCAGATCTGGATGACGGGATCGCTCAACGGCCGCGGCTGGGCGGAGGCCGCCCCGCTCGGCTGGACGCTCCTCGTGCTGCTGCCCGCCGTGCTGTGGGCGGCCCGGGCGCAGCGGACCGTGTCGATGGACGACGACACCGCGACGGCGCTCGGGGTGCGGCTCGGCCGGGTACGCCTGGGGCTCGTCGCCCTCGGTGTGGTGCTGGCCTCGGTGGCGACCGGGACGGCCGGACCGGTCGACTTCGTGGCACTGCTCGCCCCGCAGATCGCCCGCCGGACGACCCGTACGGCACAGATCCCGCTGGTGTGCTCGGCGCTGCTCGGCGCCGTGATCGTCGTACTCGGCGACCTCCTCGCCCGCAGGCTCTTCTCGCCCACCGAACTCCCGGTGGGCGTACTGACGGCGGCGGTCGGCGCCCCGTACCTGATCTGGCTGATCATCCGCGGCCACGGCGGCCGCAGGGGAGGCAACGCATGACCACGACCGGTTCCACCGACGCCGTCGCGTCCAGGCTCACCGCCCGCGCGCTGACCCTCGCCTACGAGGACCGCACCGTGGTCCACGAGCTGGACCTGGCCGTACCGGACGGGTGCGTCACCGTCATCGTCGGCCCGAACGCCTGCGGCAAGTCGACGACCCTGCGGGCGCTCGGGCGGCTGCTGAAACCGGCCGGCGGCGCCGTGCTCCTGGACGGCACCGAACTCTCCCGGATACCCACCCGGACGATCGCCCGGTCCGTCGGGCTGCTCCCCCAGACCCCGGTGGCGCCCGAGGCGATCACCGTGGCCGACCTGGTCGCCCGGGGCCGCCAGCCGCACCAGCGCTGGTGGCAGCAGTGGTCCGACGCGGACGAGCGCGCGGTGACGGATGCCATGGAGCGCACCGACATCACCGCGCTGGCCGGCCGGCCGGTGGACGAGCTGTCCGGCGGCCAGCGCCAGCGGGTGTGGATCGCGATGGCGCTCGCCCAGGACACGGACCTGCTGCTCCTGGACGAGCCGACGACGTATCTGGACATCGCGCACCAGGTGGAGGTCCTGGACCTGGTGCGCCGGCTCGCCGCCCCGGCGGCCGACGGCACACGGGGCCGGACCGTCGTCACGGTGCTCCACGACCTCAACCAGGCGGCCCGTTACGCCGACCACCTGATCGCCATGAAGGCCGGCCGGATCGTCGCCGAGGGCCGGCCGGAGGACATCGTCACCGCCGGGCTCGTACGCGAGGTCTTCGGCCTGGAGGCGGTGATCGTCCCGGACCCGGTCACGGGTTCCCCGCTCGTCGTACCGGGCGCCCCCTGGTCCCCGGCCACCCCCCTTCCGAGAAAGGCACCCTGACATGCCCGCTCCGCTCCGCGACCGCCGCGGCGTCGCCGCCGCCTCCCTGGCCGTGACGGCCGCCCTCGCCCTGTCGGCCTGCGGGTCGTCGGACTCCGGCTCCGGCTCCGCCCCTGTCAGCGGTGCCACCAGCAGTTCCACGCACACGGTCAACACGGCGATGGGCCATGTGAAGGTGCCCGCCGCACCCGAGCGGGTCGTCGTCCTGGACACGGCCGAGCTGGACTCCGCGCTCACCCTCGGGGTGAAGCCGGTCGGCGCCACGCACGCGGACGCCGACTCGGGCTTCCTGAGTTACCTGCCGGAGGACCAGGTCGCGGGCATCGAGGACGTCGGCGCGATGATGACGCCGAACCTGGAGTCCATCGCCGCCCTGAAGCCCGACCTGATCCTCACCAGCAAGATCCGGCACGGCGACAAGTACGACGAACTGTCGAAGATCGCGCCGACGGTGATGACGGAGAACACCGGCTACACCTGGAAGGAGAACTTCCAGGTCCACGCCAACGCGCTCGGCAAGGTGCCGGAGGCGGAGAAGGTCATCGCCGGGTACGACGCCCGCACCGCCGAGGTGACGGAGGCGCTGGGCGGCAAGGAGAAGGCGGCGGCCACCGAGGTCAACATGGTGCGCTTCGTCGAGGGTGCCGACATCCGCATCTACGGCCGGCAGAACTACATCGCGACGATCCTCGCGGACGTCGGCCTCGGCCGTCCCGCCGTCGTCGACAAGGCCGAGGACGGCTTCTCCTACGACGTCAGCCCGGAGAAGATCGACCTGGCCGACGCCGACGCCGTCTTCCACTCGACGTACGGCGACGCGGAGAAGTCCAAGGAGAAGCAGACCGTGGGCAGCGGCCTGTGGAAGAACATGTCGGCGGTGAAGAACGGCAAGGTCTTCCCGGTCGAGGACGAACTGTGGATCCAGGGCATCGGCTACACGGCGGCCGGCAAGATCCTCGACGAGCTCCAGGCGGACCTGGCGAAGTGATCCGGCGGGAGTGACCCGGCGGGAGCGGTCCAGTGGGAGTGATCCGGCGGGAGCGGTCCGGACGGTCCGGTCCGGCGGGCCCGGTCCGGACGGTCCGGGCCCGCCGCCGTGCTCCTCAGCGCGGCAGCCGCCGCGTCCGCCAGAACAGGTACAGCGCCAGGACGACCGCCGCGGCACGGAGAACGACCGGCCAGGCGTCCGACATCGCCCCGCCCATCGCGTCCTCGGCGAGCGGCTCACCCCAGCGGCCCTCCGTGCGGCCCCAGAACCAGACGAGCGCACCGGCCACCACCGCCCCCGGCAGGCCCAGCGCCGCCCACTTCATCTCCGTGCGGGAGACCCGGCGCGAGCAGAACGCCAGCAGCCAGCCGCACGCCATCGCCACCCAGGAACCGAGCGCCGCACCGGCCACCAGCAGCACGGCGGAGAGCAGCAGCAACGGGCTGCCGAACCCGGGGGCGCGGGCCTGCGGAGCGGCGTCGGGGGCGGCCTTTGGCGCACGACGGCGCGCGCGGCGCACCGTCCGGCGCAGCAGCGAGCGCGCCGGACGCGGGGCGGCTTCCTTCCGCTCCTCCTCGCCGTCCCCGTCGCCCGGGCCCCCGCTCCCGGACGGCTCCCCGTCCTCCGTGTCCGCCCGGCCCCCGGCCGGCCTCGGCGGCCTCAGCAGCCCGGGATGCTCCAGGCCGCCGACGAACCCCGCCACGCCCGGGCCCGCCACGCCCCCCGGACCCGCCTCCTCACCGAACGGGCCGGGGGCGATCCGCCACCATTCGAACTCCCCGTCCTCCGGGCCCGCCTGGTCGAGGCCCGCCATGTGCGGGGCGGAGGCCGAGGGCCAGCCGCCCGCCCCGGGATCCTCCGCGTGGTCCTCACCGTCCGTCAGGCCGTCGTACGGGCCGCTCCCGGCGCCCTCCTCGCCCTCCCCGGCCCGGGCACCGCCCCCGCCGCCCCTGCCCGACGCGTGTCCCCCCGGGGGCGGCGACACGCGCTCCGGCCCCTTTGCCGGCCGCCCCTCGAAGGAGGGTTCCTCCGCCCCGTCGGCGTCTTCTGACGTTCCCTCCGGTCCGCTCACGCGCTCCGCCGCGCCAAAACGCCCGGCGCTCTTCCGGAACACCCCGCGCCGCGGCCGGGGCACCTCGGACGCGCCGGTGTCCGCGCCGCGCCCGGCGGGTGGCCGCGGAGACGGCACGGGGGCCGCCCCGCCGCCCGGCTCAGCGGCCGCGGCGACCAGTTCGTCCGGGGAGCCCAGCCGGCCGATGATGCGTCTGACCACGGCCGGCGAGTCCCCGCCGTCCGTACCGCGCTGCCGGTCGATCTCGCCCCGGAGCTCCGACACGAGCCTCATCCGGGCGCCCGACGGCAACTGCTGCTGCTGTGCCAGGTCACCGACCCGGCTCAGATAGTCGTAGACCAGCTGATCGCTCTCGATGCCCACGCGAAGGTTCTCCCTCTACCCGCCCTGCCCCGACGGTAGCGTTCCAGGGGCTAACGTGGGGCGGATGGGGACGACGACACCACCGCGCACGCTCGCCGAGGCCCTGCGCCTGCGGAGCGACGACTCGCTGGCAGGGCTGCTGCGCGCGCGCCCCGACCTGCTGAGTCCCGTACCGAACGACATCACCCAGCTCGCCACCCGCGCCGGAACCCGGGCCTCCGTCGTACGCGCGCTGGACCACCTGGACCGGTTCGCCCTCCAGACGGCACAGGCACTGGCGGTGGCCCCGGACCCCGCTCCCTACGACACGCTGCTCGGCCTGCTCACCGGGGACGGCCGGGACGACGGCGACCGGCTCGGCGGGACCGGTGCCGCGGTGACGGCGGCCCTGCCCGCCGCGCTGACCACACTGCGCGGGCAGGCCCTGGTATGGGGCGACGACGACGCCCTGCACCTCGTGCGCACCGCGCGCGAACTGCTCTCCCCCAGTCCGCAGCGCCCCTCCCCCACCGGGCTCGGCCCGACGGTCGCCGAGGCGACGGCCGGCATGTCGCCCGGCCGGATCCAGGAGATCCTGGCCGCCGCGGGGCTGCCGGCCACCCATGACCCGGTCTCCGCGGTGGCCGCCCTGACGGGCCTGTTCACCGACCGTACGAGGATGGCCGGACTGCTGGACACCGCACCGGCCGAGGCCCTGTCGGTGCTGGACCGGCTGGTCTGGGGCCCGCCGTACGGCGAGGTCACCGCGAACCCCGCGCCGCCCGTCCGGTGGCTGCGCGACCACGGCCTGCTGCTGCCCGTCTCGACGCGTACCGTCGTCCTGCCGCGCGAGGCGGCCCTGCACCTGCGCGCCGGTCGCGCCCACCGCGTACCGGAACCGGTCGCCCCGCCCGTCACCGCGGCGGCCGAACGCGACCCCCGGGCCGTGGACGCGGTGGCGGCCGGGCAGGCGTTCGCCGCACTGTCCACGGTCGAGGAGCTGCTGAAGCTCTGGGGCACCGCGGGCCCGCCGATCCTCCGGGCGGGCGGCCTGAGCGTACGCGAGCTGAGGCGCACCGCGAGCGCACTCGACGTACCCGAGCCGGTCGCCGCGTTCTGGGTGGAACTCGCCTACGCGGCCGGGCTGGTGGCGTCCGACGGGGAGACCGACGAGCGGTACGCGCCGACACCCGCCTACGACGACTGGCTGGAACTGCCCGCACCGGACCGCTGGACCCGGATCGTCACCGCCTGGCTCGCCGCCACCCGTACCGCGGGACTGGTCGGCGGCCAGGACGCCAAGGGGCGGGCGCTGTCCGCGCTCGGCCCGGAACTGGACCGGTCGGCCGCCCCCGAGGTACGCCGCAGGGTCCTGGGCCTGCTCGCCGCGCTCCCCGCGGGCGCCGCCCCCGACCCGCAGTCCCTGCTCACCCGGCTCCGCTGGGAACGGCCGCCGCGCGCGTCCTCCTCCGGACCGTCGGCGGGCCATGGCTCCACGGCCGTCGGCGACCATCCCGACCTGCGGTCCCGGATCGCCCTGTGGACGCTCGACGAGGCGGAACTGCTCGGCGTCACCGGCCGCGGCGCGCTCTCCTCACAGGCCCGTGCCCTGCTCGACGAGGGGCCCGGCGAGGCCGCCGCCCGGCTCGCCCCGCTCGTGCCCGAACCCCTCGGCCACGTCCTGTTGCAGGCCGACCTGACGGCGGTCGCCCCCGGCCCGCTGGAACGCCCGCTCGCCGAGGCGCTGTCGGTGCTCGCGGACATCGAGTCCAAGGGCGGTGCGACGGTGTACCGCTTCACCCCCGGCTCCGTACGCCGCGCCCTGGACGCCGGTCAGGCCGCGGCCGACCTGCACGCCTTCCTCGCGGCGCACAGCCGGACGCCGGTGCCCCAGCCGCTGAGCTACCTCATCGACGACGTGGCACGCCGCCACGGCCATCTGCGGATCGGCGCCGCCTCGGCGTACGTGCGCTGCGACGACGAGGCCGTGCTCAACGAGATCCTGGCCGACCGGCGTTCCGCACCCCTGCGGCTGCGCCGCCTCGCGCCGACCGTCCTGGCCGCCCAGACCGACCCCGCCTCGCTGCTGGAAGGGCTGCGCGACATGGGGTACGCCCCGGCCGCCGAGTCCGCCGAGGGCGATGTCCTCGTCACCCGCGCCGGGGCCCGCCGCACCCCGCCCCGCACGGCCCCCGAGCCGGTACCCGAGGGCCCCCCGGCCCCCGACGCGACGCTGCTGTCGGCGGCGGTACGGGCCATCCGGGCCGGTGACACGGCCGCCCGCGCGGTACGCACCGTCCCCCAGGAGGGCGCGGAGGGCGCGGAGGGCGGCACCGACGGGGCGCCGGCCGGCACACTGCCCCGTACGAGCCCGGCGGAGACCCTGGTCACCGTGCAGGCCGCGGCGATGACCGGGTCGGCGGTATGGATCGGCTACGTCAACGCGGACGGCGCGGCCAGTCAGCGGGTCATCGCCCCGGTCAAGGTCGAGGGCGGCTTCGTCACGGCCTACGACCACACGGCCGACGAGATCCGCACCTATCCGCTGCACCGGATCACGGGCGTGGCCGAACTCGCCGACGAGCAGGCGAACTGACGCCTCGACATGCCGAGGCCCTGGCGAGCCGACGCCTCGACGTGCCGACGCCCTGGCGAGCCGGGCCGGCGTCCTGGCGGGCTGACGCACCGGCGGGCTGCCGTCCGGTCAGGCGGGGTCCATGTCCCGGAAGCGCTCGTAGCTCTCCGTGCCCGTGGCGCCCTTCTTCCACTCCACGGACAGGGTGTCGCCCTCCTGCCGGAGGTTGCCGACCCGGTCGTCGGCCGGGACCCGTACCCCGTCCTGCTCGCAGAGCAGCGCCATCTCCAGGAAGTCGCCGCTCTCGTCCTTCTGCCACCGGCCCTTGCACTCCAGCCCGGCACCGTCGCTGAGCACCGCGTTGATCCGGGTCGGCTCGTCGGTGTAGGCGTCGCCGAGGGCCAGCATGGTGGAGTCGGAGGCGCGCCAGACGGCCTGCAGCCCGGTCCCGGTGGGCGAGGGCAGCACCGGGTCCGAGGGGGTCTCCTCGGGCGGCGGCTGCACGCCGGAGGTCTCGCCCGACGCGTCGGGCTCGTCGGGCGCGGACGGCGACGCGGAAGCGGAAGCGCTGGGTCCGCCCTTCGCGGCGGGCGCCCCGGGGTCGTCATCCCCCTGGCCGACCACGAACCACGCCCCGCCGCCGATGACCGCCAGCGCCACCACGACGGCTCCCGCGATCAGCCCCTTCCGCCCCTTCCCGGGCCCCTGCGGGGGCGTGGGCGGAGGCGAGGGCGGATACGCGCCGTACGGGGACGGCGGCGGGGGCTGCGGCGGCTGGTGCCCAGGGGAAGGCTGGGGCGCCTGGAAAGACTGAGGCGCCGGGTGGGGCTGTGGGGGCGTCTGGGCCTGAGGCGGCTGAGAAGGCACCTGATGCGGAGGGGACACCTGGGGCTGGGGCGGTTGAGGGGGCGCCTGAGGCGGAGGGGACACCTGGGGCTGGGGCGGCTGAGAAGGCGCCTGAGGCTGGGGCGGCTGATCGGCGTACGGGTTGCCGGCGACGGGCCGGCCGCCGTGCGGATTCCCGTACCCGGCCCCGGGCGGGCCGTAGCCCGGCTGCGGCGGTCCGTACGGCGGCTCCTGCGACATGCGTTCCTCCCCCGGCCGGACGCCCTGCCGACTCGAACTCCC
This DNA window, taken from Streptomyces nitrosporeus, encodes the following:
- a CDS encoding cold-shock protein; its protein translation is MPTGKVKWFNSEKGFGFLSRDDGDDVFVHSSVLPAGVDALKPGQRVEFGVVAGQRGDQALSVVVLDPTPSVAAAQRRKPDELASIVQDLTTVLENITPLLERGRYPDKAAGAKIAGLLRAVADQLDV
- a CDS encoding HAD family hydrolase codes for the protein MPSQPLTVGFDLDMTLIDSRPGIKAAYLALSAETGVHVDADLAVTRLGPPLEEELAHWFPAARIAEAADRYRALYPGRAITPTTALPGAREAVAAVQALGGRAMVVTAKYEPNAKLHLAHLGITPDVLIGGLWAERKAEALLEHGARIYVGDHTGDVRGARAANALSVGVTTGPCDGEALLAAGADVILPNLTGFAAWLNTWAARPGMA
- a CDS encoding FecCD family ABC transporter permease translates to MVPAAPRLTRRALATAVATLALLLAVLLSLAVGARTIPPGEVLDALLHGGHSDAAEVIREMRVPRTLIGLMVGVALALAGTVLQGITRNPIADPGVLGISQGASVAVVLAIAYAGVHTLSGYVWFAFAGAAVASVAVYAIASRGRGGATPVKLALGGAAINALLVSVTMGVLTAKASALDEFRFWQVGSVAGREAGVVQQIWPFLLVGVVLVLSVARGLDALALGEDVAKGLGQNVAAVRVIGGIGATLLTGAGVAAAGPIAFVGLAVPHIARAVVGGDHRWVLPMAALIGPVMLLVSDVVGRIVLPPGEVPAGVMTALIGVPFLVALVRRKAVPA
- a CDS encoding FecCD family ABC transporter permease — encoded protein: MSTDTVAVPRTPVRPAGYSVVRVGKRAGFLLHRRATGVAAGLAVLLAALCVAYLCVGESFVAPAEVVKVVLGQPSPDELVVGTLRLPRMVVGLLVGAAFGIAGALIQTVARNPLASPDIIGVSQGASALTVGAMTFGVTSYTVLPYLSVLGGVAAAALVYVFAWRGGLHATRFVLIGIGFAVALRSVTTLFMTKGDYLVAQQAQIWMTGSLNGRGWAEAAPLGWTLLVLLPAVLWAARAQRTVSMDDDTATALGVRLGRVRLGLVALGVVLASVATGTAGPVDFVALLAPQIARRTTRTAQIPLVCSALLGAVIVVLGDLLARRLFSPTELPVGVLTAAVGAPYLIWLIIRGHGGRRGGNA
- a CDS encoding ABC transporter ATP-binding protein, whose product is MTTTGSTDAVASRLTARALTLAYEDRTVVHELDLAVPDGCVTVIVGPNACGKSTTLRALGRLLKPAGGAVLLDGTELSRIPTRTIARSVGLLPQTPVAPEAITVADLVARGRQPHQRWWQQWSDADERAVTDAMERTDITALAGRPVDELSGGQRQRVWIAMALAQDTDLLLLDEPTTYLDIAHQVEVLDLVRRLAAPAADGTRGRTVVTVLHDLNQAARYADHLIAMKAGRIVAEGRPEDIVTAGLVREVFGLEAVIVPDPVTGSPLVVPGAPWSPATPLPRKAP
- a CDS encoding ABC transporter substrate-binding protein, coding for MPAPLRDRRGVAAASLAVTAALALSACGSSDSGSGSAPVSGATSSSTHTVNTAMGHVKVPAAPERVVVLDTAELDSALTLGVKPVGATHADADSGFLSYLPEDQVAGIEDVGAMMTPNLESIAALKPDLILTSKIRHGDKYDELSKIAPTVMTENTGYTWKENFQVHANALGKVPEAEKVIAGYDARTAEVTEALGGKEKAAATEVNMVRFVEGADIRIYGRQNYIATILADVGLGRPAVVDKAEDGFSYDVSPEKIDLADADAVFHSTYGDAEKSKEKQTVGSGLWKNMSAVKNGKVFPVEDELWIQGIGYTAAGKILDELQADLAK
- a CDS encoding helicase-associated domain-containing protein, giving the protein MGTTTPPRTLAEALRLRSDDSLAGLLRARPDLLSPVPNDITQLATRAGTRASVVRALDHLDRFALQTAQALAVAPDPAPYDTLLGLLTGDGRDDGDRLGGTGAAVTAALPAALTTLRGQALVWGDDDALHLVRTARELLSPSPQRPSPTGLGPTVAEATAGMSPGRIQEILAAAGLPATHDPVSAVAALTGLFTDRTRMAGLLDTAPAEALSVLDRLVWGPPYGEVTANPAPPVRWLRDHGLLLPVSTRTVVLPREAALHLRAGRAHRVPEPVAPPVTAAAERDPRAVDAVAAGQAFAALSTVEELLKLWGTAGPPILRAGGLSVRELRRTASALDVPEPVAAFWVELAYAAGLVASDGETDERYAPTPAYDDWLELPAPDRWTRIVTAWLAATRTAGLVGGQDAKGRALSALGPELDRSAAPEVRRRVLGLLAALPAGAAPDPQSLLTRLRWERPPRASSSGPSAGHGSTAVGDHPDLRSRIALWTLDEAELLGVTGRGALSSQARALLDEGPGEAAARLAPLVPEPLGHVLLQADLTAVAPGPLERPLAEALSVLADIESKGGATVYRFTPGSVRRALDAGQAAADLHAFLAAHSRTPVPQPLSYLIDDVARRHGHLRIGAASAYVRCDDEAVLNEILADRRSAPLRLRRLAPTVLAAQTDPASLLEGLRDMGYAPAAESAEGDVLVTRAGARRTPPRTAPEPVPEGPPAPDATLLSAAVRAIRAGDTAARAVRTVPQEGAEGAEGGTDGAPAGTLPRTSPAETLVTVQAAAMTGSAVWIGYVNADGAASQRVIAPVKVEGGFVTAYDHTADEIRTYPLHRITGVAELADEQAN